The proteins below come from a single Rosa rugosa chromosome 2, drRosRugo1.1, whole genome shotgun sequence genomic window:
- the LOC133733192 gene encoding L-ascorbate peroxidase, cytosolic: MGKCYPTVSEEYKKAIDKAKRKLRGLIAEKNCAPLMLRLAWHSAGTYDVKTKTGGPFGTMKQPAELAHGANNGLDIAVRLLEPIKEQFPILSYADFYQLAGVVAVEVTGGPDVPFHPGRKDKPEPPPEGRLPDAGKGSDHLRDVFGKTMGLSDQDIVALSGGHTLGRCHKERSGFEGPWTPNPLIFDNSYFTELLSGEKEGLLQLPTDKALLSDPVFRPLVDKYAADEDAFFADYALAHQRLSELGFAEA, translated from the exons ATGGGGAAGTGTTACCCAACCGTCAGCGAGGAGTACAAGAAGGCCATCGACAAGGCCAAGAGGAAGCTCCGAGGCCTCATCGCCGAGAAGAACTGCGCTCCTCTCATGCTCCGTCTCGC ATGGCACTCTGCTGGAACCTATGATGTGAAAACTAAGACTGGAGGTCCATTCGGAACCATGAAGCAGCCAGCTGAGCTTGCTCACGGTGCTAACAATGGTCTTGATATTGCTGTCAGGCTCTTGGAGCCAATCAAGGAGCAGTTCCCTATTCTCTCGTACGCTGACTTCTACCAG CTGGCTGGAGTTGTTGCTGTAGAGGTTACTGGTGGACCTGATGTTCCATTCCACCCAGGAAGAAAG GACAAGCCTGAACCACCTCCAGAAGGCCGTCTTCCTGATGCTGGCAAGG GTTCTGACCACTTGAGGGATGTGTTTGGCAAAACCATGGGCCTCAGCGACCAGGACATTGTTGCTCTCTCTGGTGGTCACACCTTG GGAAGGTGCCACAAGGAACGATCTGGATTTGAGGGACCCTGGACTCCCAACCCCCTTATTTTTGACAACTCATATTTCAC GGAGCTGTTGAGTGGAGAGAAGGAAGGTCTTCTACAGCTTCCAACTGACAAGGCTCTTCTGTCCGACCCTGTCTTCCGCCCTCTTGTTGACAAATATGCTGCG GATGAAGATGCTTTCTTTGCTGATTATGCTCTAGCTCATCAGAGGCTCTCTGAGCTTGG GTTTGCTGAAGCTTAA